GAATGTTCTCAATTTCTGTAACTTTTACCTTATAAAACAAAGACCTCATCAAGGTCATCAGATGTTTTTTTATCTCATCAATTGCTTCGTGATTGATCTTATCTCTCAACAGTTCCCGGCTGAATCCCTGTAATCTTACAACCTCATCATATAGTATTGATAAAAACTCATAGGTATCCGCATTTTTCTCAAGCATTTCCTCTAAGGCTAAATAGGTTTGGTCAAATACCTTTTTACTGGCATTTATAAACAAATCCTGCTTATTAGAATAATAGTTATAGAGAGTACCTACCGATATTCCAACATCACCTGCTACCATTTTCATAGTTACCCGAGAGTAGCCCTTTTCAGCAAAAAGACGAAAAGCTGCTTCATTAACCCTTTCTTTCAACTTATCAATAATCTTGGCCATTAAATATTCCTCCCTGTACAACGCTCCTGAATATCGGATTATATGAATATTAATTCAATT
The Atribacterota bacterium DNA segment above includes these coding regions:
- a CDS encoding helix-turn-helix domain containing protein; its protein translation is MAKIIDKLKERVNEAAFRLFAEKGYSRVTMKMVAGDVGISVGTLYNYYSNKQDLFINASKKVFDQTYLALEEMLEKNADTYEFLSILYDEVVRLQGFSRELLRDKINHEAIDEIKKHLMTLMRSLFYKVKVTEIENIPDRDKDRTIRMLFLAMHDFAREYPDDREGNIEYFCRLREIIK